One Bacteroidales bacterium genomic window, GGGTCTTTAGCTGAACTTAGATCTTATAATCTGGCGGAGCTACTAGTTCACCTTTACTCTTCTGGTTAATCGGTATTGAAAATTAATGTTTTTATTTGAATGCAAATCTAAAGGCGGAGCTAGTTCGTTAGCCAATGACACCTTACATCGAACTGACGTTATTTAGATAAGCATGATCGAATTGCAAGTGCGGTGGCTTAAAAAACTATATATGTCAGCAAACGGAGACCTACAGAAAGGTTAACACACTCATCTTTTACTCGCTTTGCTCATGAGCGTGCTACGCTCGGTTATGCGAGGGGTTTTTTATTTTTCTTTTCGTTGTGTTGTCAAGTTACTTTGCTGCTAACTAACCGCTCTACTTTTGAGCCACACTCTTAATAGTATCCTCAATATACTTATCGGGTACTTGAATTGCAACAACTTCGCCTTTAACGGTTACCACACCATCTGCAATAACATCAACATCAATGGTTACCTTTTTTCCATCTATCTTTGTTATTCTACCGCGAATCTGAAGGGTACAGTTTATTGGGGTAGGCTTAATATACTTAACATTCAAGGAGCCCGTTAAAAATCGAAACGGTGGTTCAGTGTCCATTTCCCGATTTTCCTTCCTATACATCGCTCCCGCAGCTGAGCCGGTTGCATGACAATCAATAAGCGAAGCTAATAAACCCCCATAAACAAAACCGGGGATTGCGGTATGGTAATGTTTTGGGGTAAATGTTGTTAGCGTCTCATCCCCATCCCATACGGTTTTAATTTGATAACCATGCTCGTTTAGCTTTCCACAACCATAGCAGTGGCTTAGGTGATCGGGATAATAATCCTGAAATGCTTTAATTGCCATTATTAAATAGGTTTAGTGAACGTATAATTTTGCCTTTTATATTAATCTAATTTGCTAGTCACTGGTTGCAAGTTGCTAGTTTAGGGATTTACAGCATTTAATTCTTATTGCATTTAACTTTAATTCTAAGAAATAAAATCCTGTATTAACCAAAACATAAAACGCAAAGTATAATATCAGCAACTAGTACCTAGCAACTTGAACTATATAGAATGCTGGAAAGGTGAACTTATTTTCCTACATCCCATTTTCCTCATTCATCTCAATTCAATGAATGAACAACGTCTTAAATCGGCTCTAAGATAATATACTTGAACAATTCTTCCCAAAATATTGTTTGGAAAGTTATACCAAATTAAAGTTGTAGATAGGCCAAAGAAATTTACAACTTCTAATTTGGTTAATGCCGATGATAAATATATTTAGCCTAAACGAGTGAAGCGAAGTTTGGGCTATTATATATTTCCAAGCGGTATTAGCTTGGTTGATTTTAAGCACTATGCTATGCCCATTTCAAAAAGATAGTAGTTGAATAGCTTTGCTCAAAGGGGCACATTAACCAACTTACAGCGAAAATAACTATATTGAAGCCGTTTTTTTGGAAAAACTTAATTCTATTTCTATGAGAGCCCACTACCTACTACTCATTTTGCTGACTATAATGCTATTTGCTGGAACATCTACTAAACTTGCAGCTTTACCAGATAGGCAAGCAAGGTATGATTCAGCACTTGTTCGCGTTGAACAAGCCAATCAAAAGATAGAGCAAATAGAACTGATGATTAGAGATGGGAAACAAATGGTTAAGGAGGGAACCAAGGAAAAGAAGCGATTGACCAAAGAGATTAATTCTCTCACAAAGACTTACAATAAAAACGTTAAGGAGTATGCAGCCCAGCTAAGATCGAAGGATAAGGATGAGCGTGAAGAAGCCAAAAGTGCAGTGAATGAACTAAAAACAACGTATAGGGGCGAACTCAAAGAGCTGAAAAATTCTTTACGGGAGTTTAACACTGAACTGAACAAGGGGAATCAGCTAATCCTTAGAGGAAAAACAAAACTTAAAAGTGCTAAGGAACTCAAAAAGAGAGCCGAGCAAAAACTAAAGAGCGCAAAGCAAAACTTGAAAGATAAATGATAATTTGGAAACAAAGCAAATACGCTGTTAATGATTGGCAACTCCTACCCCGCTAGGGATCGAATGGCAAAAGGAGAGCATCGCAACTCCTATAAACACCCATTCTCGCTGGGATTGAATAACTTTGATCAATTATCGCATCTTGCGATAGGGGGAATAAATTAAGGGATTAGTTGGAAGACGGAACGTCGAAGTCAGAAGATGCTTAATAATTTGAAAATGGGGGAATTTGAAGATTTGAAAATTAAACCAATGACCCCACAGCAACACAGTAAAACAATTACATAGCATCACAGAAATACAACAACTACTGATTCCTTATTTTATTAGCTATAACAAACCCGAATATACCCGTCATTAAAATACCTAATGAGGATTGAATAACATTAAGAACGGTTAATCCAATGGAACCTGATTTTAATTCTGCGGGTGTTTGGGCTATCATATTAAAGAAACTACATAAAAACGAATACATTATTGAATTTAAGGGTACAATAAAATAGAGCAAACAAGCAAATATTGCAATTATGAAAATATACGCTCGTATGATTTTATATATGCTCTCTCCATATCCAAAGGAACAATCACAGAAATAATTCCAAAGAATTTTCCTTCTTATTTCCCTTCGCTCTTTGGATTTGAGTGTTAGTTTTAATTCGTTTTTCAGGCGTTTACGTTCTGCTCTTCTACCCTCAACGTATGCCCAGTTGGCATCGCCTAAAAAACCATTGCCAGCCCAAAGGGCATTCAAACTTTTAAAAATATTCTCGGCATGTTCTGGCATGGCAATTAATTCATTGTTGAGATTGTTAGGTTCCCACTTTGCCTTTGCAGTTGTTTTTCTAACTCCTGGCCCATTTTCCTTCCATTCTACAAGGAATTTTTTGTAATTATTTTCATCCTGCTGTAAGATGATACCATTTGCGATATTACTTTTTCTAATTATTGTTCCTTCAAAAAGGGTGTAATTAAGGCTTGAGGTAGCAATTATTGCTTTATTGAAAATATTGATTTTTAAAAAGTGTGCTCTGTAAAAATCGCAAAATGCGATATTTGAACCCTCGAATGTAGAGTTTGTAATCTCCGCATATCTAAAATCACTCCATTCAATTATTGAGTTACGAAATCTACATTTATTAATTATAGTTTCGGCAAAAGATACTTTTTTGATTGTTGGCACTAGATTATCTTTACTATATATCTGAAAGGAACAGCTTTCCATTACAGCATTATCAAACTGAATATTTTCAAGTCGGGCATCGGAAAAGTCAACATTTTTAAGCTTGGTATCTTTAAAAATAGCATTAGAAATAATTCTATCTTTTTGTTTCTCTTTTGAAAAATTTACATTGATAATGGTGCAGCCTGTAAAATTTCTGCCATTTATATCAATATCATATAAATCTAAATCTTCAAGATGTTTTTGTGCTATCAGCCGATCTAAAACATCAGAATCAATTTTTTTCATCTGTGTGAAATTTTATAAATAATTAATATAAAATCAGTTATCATTTTTCTTCGAATAATAATAATTACCTAGGCTCAGATTGAATGTCCATGTTTTGATCATTGTGTTTGATGTTCTTTACCAACAAGGACATTTCATATTATAATTCTATAATTCAATTTCTAATTGTGTTCCGTTGTTATTAATTTAAGTTTCAAGTCGCTAGTTTGGTGATTTACAGTATTTAATTTCAAAAGATAAAATTTTTTATAGATCAGAATATAGAATAAACTTCAAGATATCAGCACGTAGAGTTAATTTGGTGATTAATATATAATCATTAAATAATCTCGTAATATCAGAAATATCGATCGCTATAATGACGAAGATAGAGATTACTTCCATTTAAAAAGCAACCTTGTGGAAATTTGAATTTATCGATCAACCTATGTGAGTGATTTGCAATGTTAAAGTGCTTGATTTAAAGGTTTTTTCTGTAATTTTAGAATCGGTTAAATAACTTCTAATTTATATAGCCTGATAAGAAATATTGTAATCTTATCATACAATTTATAAATAATCAATCTTACAATAATCCCCAAAAAGAGAGAACGGCAATTAGTAACTAGAATGTTCATTGAAATATTTTGAAATTCCAACTCTTGTATAAATCATAATTTAAACATTTTATTTATCACATATTCAGCACATTCATATTTTTGCTATATTTGATTATTGGCATCTTTAAATTGAAATCGAATTTACTATGCTACTAATCCAATTTACAGGTCTTTCGGGTGCAGGGAAAACAACCATTGCGATGTTGGTAAAGGATAAACTGTTAGCCAAAGGGATTCGCATTGAGGTGATTGATGGTGATGAGTACCGAAAAACGCTTTGTAAGGGTTTAGGATTTTCTTACAACGATAGGGTGGAGAATTTAAGACGTTTAGGATTTGTTGGCAAACTCCTTCTAAAGCACGGTGTAATATCAATAATATCAGCAATAAACCCCTTCGAAAGCATTCGGAAGGAACTATCGGAAAGTTCAAAACAGGTTAAAACGGTATGGGTAAATTGTAATATTGAAGTATTAATTGAACGAGATCCAAAGGGTCATTACAAAAAGGCTTTACTACCAGATGATCATCCTGATAAGATATTTAATTTCACTGGGATAGACGATGTTTATGAAAAACCTATCAACCCAGATCTAATTCTTTTTACAGATAAGGAAACACCCGAGGTATCTGCTCAGAGGTTGGTTGGTTTTATAATGAAAAATATAGATTTAGTAGCAAAAAATTGCTAGGACTTATCTTATCCTTGCATGTTTATCGCTCTATCGAACCACTATACAGTCTGATATTACCAATCCAGAATGTGCTTAAACAATGTCAAATTTTATTTCTTGATAATCGATTAAAAAAGTCATTAACATATTTCATAAATTTAACATTGTTAATTATATTTGTGCTGTTAAAATAATTAACGCCGCAAAATAATGAGCAATAAAATAATTCAAGAGAAAAGGATGAAGGGGTACTTCATTCAAGCAGCAAAAGACATGCTTAAGGGGGAAGGATTAAAAAGCATTAGTGTTAGAAATATTGCCGATCAGGCTGGTTACTCGTATGCTACTCTATATAATTACTTTAAAGACATTAAGGATTTATTCTTCGAATGTGTTAATGATTTTCAGGATGAATGCGAAGAATTTGTATTGTTAGAAACTAAAAAAACACCTCGTGGGATTGAAAAGATAAGGGCAATAATAAGGGCATACTCAAAATATTTTATTCAATACCCAAATGTTTTTGAGCTTTTCTACCTTGAGAAAATTACAGGCATTGATAACAAACAGCCTACATCAGATCTTATTTGTAATTTTTTGGACAAACTTTGTGCAGAGGAATGGAGCTATTGCATTAAAGAGGATTTAGTAAATATTGTACAGGCAGATTCGATTAGGAGTATTATAAAGTATCAAATACCTGGCTTGCTTTTACTTCATCTCAATAGAAAAAACCCTTCTGATTATAATGATTTTCTAGCTCTTTTGGACAAACAACTCGATAAAATTGTAAAAGTTGATAAAGCAGCCAAAAAGATAAAATTAACTGAACCCGAAATTTTAAATTTCATTTTTGGAAATTGCGACAAAAACTTCTGTTTTATTCATTATACTAAAGATGAAGAAATTGCAAACAAAATTATTAATGAAGGGTTCAGATACGTTGAATCGTTCTATAATACTGCCGAACAAGTAACAAACGATAAGCTCCATTTAACCCATAAGCATAATACTTATAAATTATACGGAAATTATATTGTTGTAATTTGCATATCAACCAACCTATATAACTTCTTTAATGATGAACTTAAAAAGACTAAAAAGAATATTTCTGTTGAAAATATTTTAGCTGAGCAATCGCCCATTTTAAATGATAACAGCGATTATATTTATTTTCTTCCCAAACAGTTTGTTAAAGGTTATTTAAATTATGAAACTGGGAAAATAGAAATAAATCCAAGTTATAACCCAAATTATAATCCACAGATTTTTTACAATAA contains:
- a CDS encoding pentapeptide repeat-containing protein, producing MKKIDSDVLDRLIAQKHLEDLDLYDIDINGRNFTGCTIINVNFSKEKQKDRIISNAIFKDTKLKNVDFSDARLENIQFDNAVMESCSFQIYSKDNLVPTIKKVSFAETIINKCRFRNSIIEWSDFRYAEITNSTFEGSNIAFCDFYRAHFLKINIFNKAIIATSSLNYTLFEGTIIRKSNIANGIILQQDENNYKKFLVEWKENGPGVRKTTAKAKWEPNNLNNELIAMPEHAENIFKSLNALWAGNGFLGDANWAYVEGRRAERKRLKNELKLTLKSKERREIRRKILWNYFCDCSFGYGESIYKIIRAYIFIIAIFACLLYFIVPLNSIMYSFLCSFFNMIAQTPAELKSGSIGLTVLNVIQSSLGILMTGIFGFVIANKIRNQ
- a CDS encoding PaaI family thioesterase gives rise to the protein MAIKAFQDYYPDHLSHCYGCGKLNEHGYQIKTVWDGDETLTTFTPKHYHTAIPGFVYGGLLASLIDCHATGSAAGAMYRKENREMDTEPPFRFLTGSLNVKYIKPTPINCTLQIRGRITKIDGKKVTIDVDVIADGVVTVKGEVVAIQVPDKYIEDTIKSVAQK
- the cysC gene encoding adenylyl-sulfate kinase, whose amino-acid sequence is MLLIQFTGLSGAGKTTIAMLVKDKLLAKGIRIEVIDGDEYRKTLCKGLGFSYNDRVENLRRLGFVGKLLLKHGVISIISAINPFESIRKELSESSKQVKTVWVNCNIEVLIERDPKGHYKKALLPDDHPDKIFNFTGIDDVYEKPINPDLILFTDKETPEVSAQRLVGFIMKNIDLVAKNC
- a CDS encoding TetR/AcrR family transcriptional regulator — translated: MSNKIIQEKRMKGYFIQAAKDMLKGEGLKSISVRNIADQAGYSYATLYNYFKDIKDLFFECVNDFQDECEEFVLLETKKTPRGIEKIRAIIRAYSKYFIQYPNVFELFYLEKITGIDNKQPTSDLICNFLDKLCAEEWSYCIKEDLVNIVQADSIRSIIKYQIPGLLLLHLNRKNPSDYNDFLALLDKQLDKIVKVDKAAKKIKLTEPEILNFIFGNCDKNFCFIHYTKDEEIANKIINEGFRYVESFYNTAEQVTNDKLHLTHKHNTYKLYGNYIVVICISTNLYNFFNDELKKTKKNISVENILAEQSPILNDNSDYIYFLPKQFVKGYLNYETGKIEINPSYNPNYNPQIFYNNLKELIINHK